A section of the Lujinxingia sediminis genome encodes:
- a CDS encoding DUF892 family protein has protein sequence MSTDPHHQLLIKWLEGAYTLEKTLSKALTRQAKHAREFPELQARLHEHTRETKRHCELVKHCLKDLGAEAPEWRAKASGFAGAAQAGFTGFLDNTFVKDTMIGAASEELEISMYQAIIALAEKLGEAEIASICSDILEDERAMLAFFNDNLPQMIRAGVENNMLRG, from the coding sequence ATGAGCACCGACCCTCATCATCAGCTACTGATCAAGTGGCTTGAAGGCGCATATACACTGGAGAAAACTCTGAGCAAGGCACTTACCCGACAGGCCAAACACGCCCGGGAGTTTCCCGAGCTGCAGGCCCGTCTCCACGAGCACACACGCGAGACCAAACGTCACTGCGAGCTTGTAAAGCACTGCCTGAAAGACCTCGGCGCCGAGGCCCCGGAGTGGCGCGCGAAAGCATCGGGCTTTGCGGGTGCGGCTCAGGCCGGATTCACGGGGTTTCTGGACAACACCTTTGTCAAAGACACCATGATCGGGGCCGCCAGCGAAGAGTTAGAGATCTCGATGTATCAGGCCATCATCGCGCTGGCGGAGAAGTTGGGAGAAGCCGAGATCGCCAGCATCTGCTCAGATATTTTAGAAGACGAGCGCGCGATGCTCGCATTTTTCAACGATAATCTCCCCCAGATGATCCGCGCCGGAGTGGAGAACAACATGCTGAGAGGATGA
- a CDS encoding pirin family protein yields MLDIVIDARAAQLGPGFEVARILPYRKRRMVGPFIFLDHAGPVSLSPVISEEMDVLPHPHIGLSTITYIFHGKWMHRDSVGYEQVIKPGDVNWMTAGSGVSHSERFEEEFRRTGGDLELLQAWVALPEEVEESEPTFHHYEQAQLPHDDASGVWLRVIAGEAYGLKSPVQTHSPLFYVHSELAPEARLKLPEGYSERAIYVARGQVELGGQIYKKGQLLVVEAGKDPVITARTPATVMLLGGEPLGKRHIWWNFVSSSKERIEQAKADWESGRIKLPVHDEEEFIPLPGSSKKSDAEPLS; encoded by the coding sequence ATGCTCGACATCGTCATTGATGCCCGCGCTGCCCAACTTGGCCCCGGCTTTGAGGTGGCGCGTATTCTGCCCTACCGCAAGCGGCGGATGGTCGGGCCCTTTATTTTTCTGGATCACGCCGGGCCGGTCTCACTTTCGCCGGTGATCTCCGAGGAGATGGATGTGCTGCCCCACCCGCATATCGGGCTCTCGACGATCACCTACATCTTCCACGGCAAGTGGATGCACCGCGACAGCGTGGGCTACGAGCAGGTGATCAAGCCGGGGGATGTGAACTGGATGACGGCCGGCAGCGGCGTGAGTCATTCGGAGCGTTTTGAGGAGGAGTTTCGGCGTACCGGGGGCGACCTGGAGCTTTTGCAGGCCTGGGTGGCGCTGCCGGAGGAGGTGGAGGAGAGCGAGCCGACGTTTCATCATTACGAGCAGGCGCAGCTTCCCCACGATGATGCATCGGGCGTGTGGTTGCGGGTGATCGCCGGTGAGGCCTACGGGCTTAAAAGCCCCGTGCAGACGCACTCGCCGCTCTTCTATGTGCACAGCGAGCTTGCGCCGGAGGCGCGCTTGAAACTACCCGAAGGCTACAGCGAGCGGGCGATCTATGTGGCGCGCGGGCAGGTGGAGCTTGGCGGGCAGATCTATAAAAAGGGGCAACTCCTGGTGGTGGAGGCCGGAAAAGATCCGGTGATCACCGCCCGCACCCCGGCCACCGTGATGCTGCTCGGGGGGGAGCCCCTGGGGAAGCGGCATATCTGGTGGAACTTTGTCTCGTCGAGCAAGGAGCGCATCGAGCAGGCCAAAGCCGACTGGGAGAGCGGGCGTATCAAACTTCCGGTGCATGATGAGGAGGAGTTCATTCCTCTGCCGGGAAGCTCCAAAAAGAGCGACGCCGAGCCGCTCTCCTGA
- a CDS encoding RluA family pseudouridine synthase, producing MNDPMLLSHDGDLFVINKPAGWVVHPTNDPAMKDLVSWLNTLTGTSENAPIHRLDRETSGVVLMSPSPELRAELGEWFAQNQVRKEYRALVYGSPPNTMTLDAPLFDRRRGRPLNARTRIETLERFVSCSYLRVQPETGRKHQIRQHLQREGHAIVGESRYKPKKFLRVPGFPGRLWLHALRLELPDDRVIEAPLAPELDAQLTLLRSLTEDPR from the coding sequence ATGAACGACCCAATGCTGCTCTCGCATGACGGCGATCTTTTCGTCATCAATAAACCCGCCGGCTGGGTGGTGCACCCCACCAACGATCCCGCGATGAAAGATCTGGTCAGCTGGCTCAATACGCTGACCGGCACCTCTGAAAACGCACCGATTCATCGCCTCGACCGCGAGACCAGCGGCGTCGTACTGATGTCACCTTCCCCTGAACTTCGCGCGGAGTTGGGCGAGTGGTTCGCGCAGAACCAGGTGCGCAAAGAGTATCGAGCGCTGGTCTACGGGTCGCCTCCCAACACCATGACGCTCGATGCTCCGCTCTTTGATCGGCGCCGCGGGCGGCCACTTAACGCTCGGACCCGAATTGAGACTCTGGAGCGATTTGTCTCCTGCTCCTACCTGCGGGTACAGCCAGAGACGGGACGCAAGCACCAGATTCGCCAGCATCTTCAGCGAGAAGGCCACGCCATCGTTGGCGAGTCGCGTTACAAGCCTAAAAAGTTCTTGAGAGTTCCGGGCTTTCCGGGGCGTCTCTGGCTGCACGCGTTGCGACTGGAACTTCCCGACGATCGCGTCATCGAAGCCCCGTTGGCGCCCGAGCTTGACGCGCAACTTACGCTGCTTCGCTCACTCACCGAAGATCCGCGCTGA
- a CDS encoding PAS domain-containing hybrid sensor histidine kinase/response regulator, with the protein MAIHPRLRTLLNTLDIDDPRAMPDEATWARMLVGINQICAESEHNAFLLHQTLDTLGESSRQLESKVNEEREKLQSLLSAVEDGVCAIDRRGRLLFANPAASRLFDSTIDDTFKLLERLGVDRSGPEADPAPERSAQALLNSGATLRDDDGLLERNGSGALPVSYILSPIDRDGVVVGAVCVIRDVTEQKEVADRLQRLNDEITRARDQAIEANQAKSRFLANMSHELRTPLNAVIGYTELIREDAEIFGYNDITPDLGKIYTAAKHLLSLINDILDLSKIEAGRHEIVWESFDLGELIADVISTMEPVSRAKNNHFEVLVEADLGMIRADRIKLRQILINLLSNACKFTENGHVTLNVRREESDPGEHFIFDVTDTGIGVVQEKIDELFEPFTQADNSTTRQYGGTGLGLTITQHFCRMMGGFIHATSSPGEGSTFSVHLPAPLVASEALNAIDEAAALPRAARNDHTVLVIDDSETVHELLRRQLGRAGYRVVSAISGDEGLRMARAVGPSAITLDVMMPGRSGWDTLAELKYDPELAHIPVIMLTMVVDRKKGFALGADDYLVKPVSGDVLLRTLQRFELERGELQALIVEDDDATREVMDRTLQNAGWKTTTAIHGRQAIDRLRALDAKNLPDIILLDLMMPEMDGFEFLEVLRAEPALSDIPVIVVTARQLSHKELHQLQQVTERVMRKGNFTGTELVEEVDRLVAPGVRRQLTPELS; encoded by the coding sequence ATGGCGATCCATCCCCGACTGCGCACTCTTCTTAATACGCTGGACATCGACGATCCCCGAGCCATGCCCGATGAGGCGACCTGGGCGCGAATGCTCGTCGGTATCAATCAGATCTGCGCGGAGTCGGAACATAACGCCTTTCTGCTCCATCAGACCCTGGATACCCTCGGCGAGTCCTCGCGTCAGCTTGAGTCTAAGGTCAACGAGGAGCGTGAGAAGTTGCAATCTCTGCTCAGCGCGGTTGAAGACGGCGTCTGCGCCATCGACCGCCGCGGGCGCCTGCTCTTTGCCAACCCGGCCGCCTCTCGCCTCTTCGACAGCACCATCGACGACACCTTTAAGCTCCTGGAGCGCCTGGGCGTCGACCGCAGCGGCCCCGAAGCCGATCCGGCACCGGAGCGCAGCGCCCAGGCGCTGCTCAACTCCGGCGCTACCCTTCGCGACGACGATGGCCTGCTGGAGCGCAACGGCTCCGGTGCGCTCCCTGTCTCCTACATCCTCAGCCCCATCGATCGCGACGGGGTGGTTGTAGGCGCGGTCTGCGTGATCCGCGACGTCACCGAACAAAAAGAGGTCGCCGACCGCCTCCAGCGCCTCAACGACGAGATCACCCGCGCCCGCGACCAGGCCATCGAGGCCAATCAAGCCAAAAGCCGCTTTCTGGCCAATATGAGCCACGAGCTGCGCACCCCGCTCAACGCCGTCATCGGCTACACCGAGCTTATCCGCGAAGACGCCGAGATCTTCGGCTACAACGACATCACCCCCGACCTTGGTAAGATCTACACCGCCGCCAAGCACCTCCTAAGCCTGATCAACGACATCCTCGATCTCTCCAAGATCGAGGCCGGTCGCCACGAGATCGTCTGGGAGAGCTTCGATCTTGGCGAGCTCATCGCCGATGTCATCTCCACCATGGAGCCGGTCTCCCGCGCCAAAAACAACCACTTTGAGGTCCTCGTCGAAGCCGACCTGGGCATGATCCGTGCCGATCGCATCAAGCTGCGCCAGATCCTCATCAACCTGTTGAGCAACGCCTGCAAGTTCACCGAAAACGGCCACGTGACCTTGAATGTGCGCCGCGAAGAATCCGACCCCGGAGAACACTTCATCTTCGATGTGACCGACACCGGCATCGGCGTCGTCCAGGAGAAGATCGACGAGCTCTTTGAGCCCTTCACTCAGGCCGACAACTCCACCACCCGCCAGTACGGCGGCACCGGCCTGGGACTGACCATTACGCAGCACTTCTGCCGCATGATGGGCGGTTTCATCCATGCCACCAGCAGCCCCGGCGAAGGCTCCACCTTCAGCGTGCACCTGCCCGCCCCCCTGGTCGCCAGCGAGGCGTTGAACGCCATCGACGAGGCCGCCGCCCTGCCGCGCGCCGCCCGCAACGACCACACCGTACTGGTCATCGACGACAGCGAGACCGTCCACGAACTTCTGCGACGCCAGCTCGGGCGCGCCGGCTACCGGGTCGTCAGCGCCATCAGCGGCGATGAAGGCCTGCGCATGGCCCGCGCCGTCGGCCCCTCGGCCATCACCCTCGATGTGATGATGCCCGGACGCAGCGGCTGGGACACCCTGGCCGAGCTCAAATACGACCCGGAGCTGGCCCACATCCCGGTGATCATGCTCACGATGGTCGTCGACCGCAAAAAAGGCTTCGCGCTGGGGGCCGACGACTACCTGGTCAAACCGGTCAGCGGCGACGTGCTCCTGCGCACCCTCCAGCGCTTCGAGCTGGAGCGCGGTGAGTTGCAGGCGCTCATTGTCGAAGACGATGACGCCACGCGCGAGGTCATGGACCGCACCCTTCAAAACGCCGGCTGGAAGACCACCACCGCCATCCACGGTCGACAGGCTATCGACCGTCTGCGCGCGCTCGATGCCAAAAATCTCCCCGACATCATCCTCCTCGATTTGATGATGCCCGAGATGGACGGCTTTGAATTTCTCGAAGTGCTGCGCGCCGAGCCAGCCCTGAGCGACATCCCGGTCATCGTGGTCACCGCCCGCCAGCTCTCGCATAAAGAACTCCACCAGCTCCAGCAGGTCACCGAGCGGGTCATGCGCAAAGGAAACTTCACCGGCACCGAGCTCGTCGAAGAAGTCGACCGCCTGGTCGCCCCCGGCGTCCGACGCCAGCTTACTCCGGAACTCAGCTGA
- a CDS encoding DUF7151 family protein, with the protein MQTTYRTSLFVTFTALLLTSTAAGCGSEAPQDAPALSVTEATGEQCPYGGQVILIGDAEHVVCQGAPGEDGEAPEIEISDATAEECAEGGVVVTLDGDSHVICDGEDGEDGDDGEDGEAAMSVVVRAGEADSAQCEFGGTFLEFGHDTNANGALDDDEEVVESTAICNGATGEQGAPGEDGAPGLNSAMRVSAADVATCEFGGTLIEFGLDANANGTLDAEEAVLQSDAICHGAPGEDGLTPQVTLSNATSAECPGGEGTLLTIGEESTLLCPLMVVRASDLPTGALLVDNATLWNDAPLEWRLVHHNYGDLTNAVTLRTTESVASRGIYNSDWSNSWDSSDLRLWLNSTFADAFSVALNAALAPTTVAWTSIHSGSVSTGEAIDPVFIASRTELGGEAVAGEGSVLDWFADPATAAERRIESATPGQYWTRTGMWTTYSGTEYAMSAWLVNASGDFVTGNWTSDSFGIWPLITIDGDTLVVQRESDRFEMITLD; encoded by the coding sequence TTGCAGACTACGTACCGCACGTCGTTGTTCGTAACCTTCACCGCCCTCCTGCTCACCTCTACTGCCGCCGGCTGCGGCTCCGAAGCCCCCCAGGACGCCCCCGCGCTCAGCGTGACGGAGGCCACTGGCGAGCAATGCCCTTACGGCGGTCAGGTGATCCTGATCGGTGACGCCGAGCACGTCGTCTGCCAGGGCGCCCCTGGCGAGGATGGCGAAGCTCCCGAGATCGAGATCTCCGACGCGACGGCCGAAGAGTGTGCCGAGGGAGGCGTGGTCGTGACCCTCGATGGCGACTCCCACGTGATCTGCGACGGTGAAGATGGCGAGGACGGCGACGACGGCGAGGACGGCGAAGCGGCTATGAGCGTGGTGGTGCGCGCCGGTGAGGCCGATAGCGCCCAATGCGAGTTCGGCGGCACGTTCCTGGAGTTCGGTCACGACACCAACGCCAATGGCGCCCTCGACGACGACGAAGAGGTGGTCGAGAGCACCGCGATCTGCAACGGCGCCACCGGAGAACAGGGGGCCCCGGGCGAAGATGGCGCGCCGGGCCTCAACTCGGCGATGCGCGTCAGCGCCGCCGACGTGGCCACCTGCGAGTTCGGCGGCACCCTCATCGAGTTTGGCCTGGACGCCAACGCCAACGGCACGCTCGATGCTGAAGAAGCGGTGCTCCAGAGCGATGCGATCTGCCACGGTGCCCCGGGTGAGGACGGCCTGACCCCGCAGGTCACGCTGAGCAACGCCACCTCCGCAGAATGCCCCGGCGGCGAGGGCACCCTGCTGACGATTGGCGAGGAGTCGACGCTGCTCTGCCCGCTGATGGTCGTGCGCGCCTCCGATCTTCCCACCGGCGCGCTCCTCGTCGACAACGCCACCCTCTGGAACGATGCCCCTCTGGAGTGGCGCCTGGTCCACCATAACTACGGTGATCTGACCAACGCCGTGACCCTGCGCACCACCGAGAGCGTCGCGTCGCGGGGGATTTATAACAGCGACTGGTCCAACTCCTGGGACTCAAGCGATCTGCGCCTCTGGCTCAACTCGACCTTCGCCGACGCCTTCTCCGTGGCATTGAATGCGGCCCTCGCGCCCACCACCGTGGCCTGGACGTCCATCCACAGTGGTTCTGTCTCCACGGGGGAAGCCATCGATCCGGTCTTCATCGCCTCGCGCACCGAGCTCGGCGGTGAAGCGGTCGCCGGCGAGGGCAGCGTTTTGGACTGGTTCGCCGACCCGGCCACCGCTGCGGAGCGACGCATCGAGAGCGCGACGCCGGGTCAGTACTGGACCCGCACCGGCATGTGGACCACCTACAGCGGCACCGAATATGCCATGAGCGCCTGGCTTGTGAACGCATCCGGCGACTTCGTCACGGGCAACTGGACCAGCGACTCTTTTGGCATCTGGCCGCTGATCACCATCGACGGTGACACCCTGGTGGTTCAGCGGGAGAGCGATCGCTTTGAGATGATCACCCTCGACTAA
- a CDS encoding aminotransferase class V-fold PLP-dependent enzyme, whose translation MNVKRPEGDVSITSEPSCLAAQVREQVPALHQGGEVGRRWTYLDSAATTLTPQPVIDVLSDFYATETGSAGRGGHWRARRSTQRYEAARARVAAFLGAETSSSVVFTRGATHALNLIACGLRGALKPGDEVVISAMEHHANLLPWRALAEESGARLRVVPLNERGELDREATEAMIGARTAIVALTHVSNVLGTVNPVAEWVEMARGYGALSVIDGSQSVAHRAIDVKALGCDFFVCSAHKMYGPTGVGVLCGRSEALERLRPMELGGGMMTSVREDEVVFAELPNRLEAGTPPVAQAVGMAAAIDWMEGFGMEALQRHEEALCAYALERFKEVEGVEVVGSPAERSAVIAFGLRGVDAYDLGELLDAQNVAVRVGSHCAHPLVRELGLCATARASFGAYTDRDDIDALIEALAEAARFSPCGELDGQPR comes from the coding sequence GTGAACGTGAAGCGACCCGAAGGAGATGTCAGCATCACGAGCGAACCATCGTGTCTCGCGGCGCAGGTGCGCGAGCAGGTCCCGGCGCTGCACCAGGGAGGGGAGGTAGGGCGGCGCTGGACCTATCTGGACAGCGCGGCGACGACGTTGACGCCGCAGCCGGTGATCGACGTGTTGAGCGACTTTTATGCCACGGAGACCGGCTCGGCGGGGCGAGGAGGGCACTGGCGAGCGCGCCGCTCGACGCAGCGTTATGAGGCGGCCCGGGCGCGGGTGGCGGCGTTTCTGGGGGCTGAAACGAGCAGCTCGGTGGTGTTTACCCGGGGTGCGACGCATGCGCTCAACCTGATTGCGTGCGGACTTCGCGGGGCACTTAAGCCGGGCGATGAGGTCGTGATCAGCGCGATGGAGCATCACGCCAACCTGCTCCCCTGGCGCGCGCTGGCCGAGGAGAGCGGGGCGAGGCTGCGGGTGGTTCCGCTCAACGAGCGAGGGGAGTTGGACCGGGAGGCGACGGAGGCGATGATCGGTGCGCGTACTGCGATTGTTGCTCTGACGCATGTCTCCAATGTGTTGGGGACGGTCAATCCGGTGGCGGAGTGGGTTGAGATGGCGCGTGGGTACGGCGCGCTGAGCGTGATCGATGGGTCGCAGAGCGTGGCGCATCGGGCGATCGATGTGAAGGCGCTGGGCTGCGACTTCTTTGTGTGCTCGGCCCACAAGATGTACGGGCCTACCGGGGTGGGGGTGCTCTGCGGGCGTTCGGAGGCGCTGGAGCGACTGCGTCCGATGGAGCTGGGTGGTGGGATGATGACGTCGGTTCGGGAGGATGAGGTCGTCTTCGCTGAACTTCCAAACCGGCTGGAGGCGGGAACCCCGCCGGTGGCGCAGGCTGTGGGGATGGCGGCGGCGATCGACTGGATGGAGGGATTTGGAATGGAGGCGTTGCAGCGTCACGAGGAGGCGCTTTGTGCCTATGCGTTGGAGCGTTTCAAGGAGGTTGAGGGGGTGGAGGTTGTGGGAAGCCCGGCGGAGCGCTCGGCGGTGATCGCCTTTGGGTTGCGCGGGGTTGACGCGTACGACCTTGGCGAGCTGCTCGACGCGCAGAATGTGGCGGTGCGCGTCGGATCGCATTGCGCCCATCCGCTGGTGCGTGAGCTGGGGCTTTGCGCCACGGCCCGCGCTTCGTTCGGGGCGTATACGGATCGCGATGACATTGACGCGTTGATCGAGGCGCTGGCTGAGGCGGCGCGTTTTTCGCCTTGTGGCGAGCTTGATGGTCAGCCTCGATGA
- a CDS encoding TetR/AcrR family transcriptional regulator, with protein MSDANRQRLGHTEARERILEAAAVVYNQRGQSMTVEEIATQAGYSTSALYKHFANRDDILCTLWRSVRARITEVIVQPPPDGLGFRERTRWLLYRLAEFAEEERELFVAAMVNAPMGPPSDKVDEEILTTYRANQRVWLDLMEQGIAAGELREAEPMDYVLALGGHLHSLTIHWAFEGPFALKPAIDRVLEIFIEGAGRR; from the coding sequence ATGAGTGATGCGAACCGACAGCGTCTGGGCCATACGGAGGCCCGTGAGCGCATTTTGGAAGCGGCGGCGGTGGTTTATAATCAGCGCGGTCAGTCGATGACCGTGGAGGAGATCGCCACCCAGGCTGGCTATTCCACCTCGGCGCTCTACAAGCACTTTGCCAATCGCGATGACATCCTCTGCACGCTGTGGCGCTCGGTGCGTGCGCGTATCACTGAGGTGATCGTGCAGCCACCTCCGGACGGGCTGGGCTTTCGGGAGCGCACCCGCTGGTTGCTTTACCGGCTGGCGGAGTTCGCCGAGGAGGAACGCGAGCTTTTTGTGGCGGCGATGGTCAACGCCCCGATGGGGCCTCCTTCGGATAAGGTCGACGAGGAGATTCTGACCACCTACCGCGCCAACCAGCGCGTGTGGCTGGATCTCATGGAGCAGGGTATCGCCGCCGGAGAGCTGCGTGAGGCCGAGCCGATGGACTACGTGTTGGCGCTGGGGGGGCATCTGCATTCGCTGACGATCCACTGGGCGTTTGAGGGGCCTTTTGCGCTCAAGCCGGCCATTGATCGGGTGCTGGAGATTTTTATTGAGGGTGCGGGGCGGCGTTGA
- a CDS encoding FG-GAP-like repeat-containing protein yields MGRRVSLSSCLATSALSLLVALGATACSGCSDEDLTGTQICATDEDCTGAERCVADRCVEDDAGGDTDTGALDGGEDGGHDARDDADAPLECGVDESACAGVCCSAEQVCLGDACVDTRGECERTEECALNEICEPSIGQCLPRDQIAVCEYRPPVGELEPSPGCTWVPDGLEFEGRGDVVAVPVVANLSDDNGDGVTDTDDIPDIVFPSFNRNSQGCCNVDATVRVVEGRCAEDGTMRTIASISEPPVNNDSGLALADLDGDGVAEIIGVTRNAAGQPQGTVAFRRISDDASQWEPMWHNPDYPAWNVHTRGGANTSVADLDADGQPEVIIGNVVLNGQSGILKWDGVVTSADHTGGPGGIGNNAFLGPSSTVADVTLDGTQEIIAGNTLYNHRGEVLWTYAFTSQNSRCQGPLTCDGFNAVARFNEGDHPNIVLVRRGEIIVLDHLGQEVWKIGVPLDDCSNGNEAGPPTIADFDGDGIPEIGTAGADFYVVAKRECDVDNWEALGCSDRGILWKTPNQDCSSRATASSVFDFEGDGKAEVVYADEQNFYILDGTSGEVLFEDGQHESNTRIEMPVIADVDNDGSAEVLVASAYGNRGDRPGLWVWKDARNNWVRTRRIWNQHAYSVTNITEDARVPRIPERNWENGRLNNFRQNVQPDGLFDAPDLVVEEVTTNQVSCGTEGELRISVVVGNQGARSVPQGTPVVVTLSRNSTVLLDERLELSEALLPGNTERFELSVEVTNALLQAEFELRVGADPDNRFNECNEDNNEQLVEGVQCRILG; encoded by the coding sequence ATGGGTCGTCGTGTTTCACTGTCGTCGTGCCTGGCTACAAGCGCGCTCTCGCTCCTGGTTGCGCTCGGTGCCACGGCCTGCTCGGGTTGTAGTGATGAAGATCTCACCGGCACTCAGATCTGTGCAACTGACGAGGACTGCACAGGTGCTGAACGGTGCGTAGCCGACCGCTGCGTGGAGGACGACGCCGGCGGCGACACCGACACCGGGGCGCTCGACGGCGGTGAGGACGGCGGCCATGATGCCCGGGATGACGCCGATGCCCCGCTGGAGTGCGGCGTCGATGAGAGCGCGTGTGCCGGGGTCTGCTGTAGCGCCGAGCAGGTCTGTCTGGGAGATGCATGCGTCGACACACGGGGGGAGTGTGAGCGCACCGAGGAGTGCGCACTCAACGAGATCTGCGAGCCCTCCATCGGGCAGTGCCTTCCCCGCGACCAGATCGCCGTCTGCGAGTACCGACCTCCGGTCGGGGAATTGGAGCCCTCGCCGGGCTGCACCTGGGTGCCCGACGGGCTGGAGTTCGAAGGCAGAGGCGATGTGGTGGCCGTGCCGGTTGTCGCAAACCTCAGCGATGATAACGGCGACGGTGTCACCGATACCGACGATATCCCCGACATCGTCTTCCCATCGTTCAACCGCAACAGCCAGGGCTGCTGCAACGTCGACGCCACGGTGCGCGTGGTGGAGGGGCGCTGCGCCGAAGACGGCACCATGCGCACCATCGCCTCGATCAGCGAGCCTCCCGTCAACAACGACTCCGGCCTGGCGCTGGCAGACCTCGATGGCGACGGCGTCGCCGAAATCATCGGCGTAACGCGCAACGCCGCCGGCCAGCCCCAGGGCACAGTGGCGTTTCGTCGCATCAGCGACGACGCCAGCCAGTGGGAGCCGATGTGGCATAACCCCGACTATCCCGCCTGGAATGTTCATACCCGCGGAGGCGCCAACACCTCGGTGGCCGATCTCGATGCCGACGGGCAACCGGAGGTTATCATCGGCAATGTGGTGCTCAACGGTCAGAGTGGCATTCTCAAATGGGATGGCGTGGTCACAAGCGCCGATCACACCGGCGGTCCCGGTGGCATCGGCAACAATGCGTTTCTGGGGCCCTCCTCCACGGTGGCCGATGTGACGCTCGACGGCACCCAGGAGATCATCGCCGGAAACACCCTCTACAACCACCGCGGGGAGGTCTTATGGACGTACGCCTTCACCTCGCAGAACTCCCGCTGTCAGGGTCCCTTAACCTGTGACGGATTTAACGCCGTGGCACGTTTTAACGAAGGAGATCATCCCAACATCGTGCTGGTGCGCCGCGGGGAGATCATCGTGCTCGACCACCTGGGCCAGGAGGTCTGGAAGATCGGTGTGCCGCTGGACGACTGCTCCAACGGCAATGAGGCTGGCCCGCCCACGATCGCAGATTTCGACGGCGACGGGATCCCCGAGATCGGCACTGCCGGCGCCGACTTCTACGTGGTCGCCAAACGGGAATGCGACGTCGACAACTGGGAGGCTCTGGGCTGCTCCGATCGCGGTATCCTCTGGAAGACCCCCAACCAGGACTGCTCCAGCCGCGCCACCGCCTCCAGCGTCTTCGACTTTGAGGGTGACGGCAAGGCGGAGGTTGTCTACGCCGATGAGCAAAACTTCTACATCCTGGATGGAACCTCGGGCGAGGTGCTCTTTGAGGACGGGCAACACGAGAGCAATACGCGCATTGAGATGCCGGTGATCGCCGACGTCGACAACGACGGTTCGGCCGAAGTGCTGGTGGCCTCGGCGTATGGAAATCGCGGCGATCGCCCGGGGCTGTGGGTCTGGAAGGACGCCCGAAACAACTGGGTACGCACCCGACGCATCTGGAACCAGCACGCGTATTCGGTGACCAACATCACCGAGGACGCACGTGTGCCCCGAATCCCCGAGCGAAACTGGGAGAACGGCCGGCTCAACAACTTCCGCCAGAACGTCCAACCCGATGGCCTCTTCGACGCGCCGGATCTGGTCGTGGAGGAGGTCACCACCAATCAGGTCTCCTGTGGGACGGAGGGCGAACTGCGCATCAGCGTGGTGGTAGGCAATCAGGGGGCTCGAAGTGTGCCTCAAGGCACCCCCGTGGTGGTGACGCTCTCACGCAACAGCACCGTTTTGCTCGATGAGCGTCTTGAGCTGAGCGAGGCGTTGCTCCCCGGCAACACCGAACGCTTTGAGCTGAGCGTGGAGGTAACCAACGCGCTGCTGCAGGCTGAATTCGAGCTGCGCGTGGGAGCCGATCCGGACAACCGTTTCAACGAGTGCAACGAAGACAACAATGAGCAACTCGTCGAAGGGGTGCAGTGTCGCATCCTCGGCTGA
- a CDS encoding pentapeptide repeat-containing protein: MSDLPSPDSYLNTTIDAADFTHQRPFEQEVYACEFVDCEFLGADLRQVAFVDCTFRGCNLAMVKLAGARLQGVRFVDCKLMGVSFFEVSDFGFSVGFEGSNLNYASMRSLNLRQTSFVRCSLQESDLYEADLRQATFEQSDVAGVSWERANLEGADLQGALNLVLDPAKSRTRGMKVRLEQLPGLVSRFGLKIEG, from the coding sequence ATGAGCGATCTTCCCTCCCCCGACTCTTACCTCAACACCACCATTGACGCCGCGGACTTTACTCATCAGCGTCCTTTTGAGCAGGAGGTTTACGCCTGCGAGTTCGTTGACTGCGAGTTTCTGGGAGCGGATCTTCGGCAGGTTGCCTTCGTTGATTGCACCTTTCGAGGTTGCAACCTGGCGATGGTCAAACTGGCTGGCGCGCGTTTGCAGGGGGTGCGTTTTGTGGATTGCAAGCTGATGGGCGTGAGTTTTTTTGAGGTCAGCGACTTCGGATTCAGCGTGGGCTTTGAAGGAAGCAACCTCAACTACGCGTCGATGCGTTCGCTGAACCTGCGCCAGACATCGTTTGTACGTTGCAGTCTCCAGGAGAGTGATCTGTATGAGGCCGACCTTCGCCAGGCGACGTTTGAGCAGAGCGATGTGGCGGGGGTGAGCTGGGAGCGCGCTAACCTGGAAGGAGCCGATCTTCAGGGAGCGCTTAACCTGGTGCTCGACCCGGCCAAAAGTCGCACCCGGGGGATGAAGGTGCGTCTGGAGCAACTTCCCGGTCTGGTGTCACGTTTTGGCCTGAAGATCGAGGGTTAG